The following DNA comes from Gadus macrocephalus chromosome 5, ASM3116895v1.
agaTTGCTAGCATAGATTTGTTTATGATCTGACTGTTTTGAAAATGAATCAAAATAAGAGCCTCCTAAGTTCAGTTAATTTGGGCAGTTGAACAGGTATGGATCAAGACAGAGGTACATCAAGGTATATGGATGCGTCACTCAatgataaccctaaccctaacgcaaGGTTTAACTGACCCAGTTAAAAGATTAGTCTCCCGGAAATCTTGTTGCAGAGCCACTTTACTCTTGCCTGCCGAGACAGGAGTTGTAATGCAGTCAAAAACTCCCTTCCTACCCAGCAGAATACCAGGGTTGAACCAGCCTCTTCTCTGTTGGACCCTTGCCTTCTGCAACgcaacaaaacataaaaaaatatattttatagtgAAATCCATGTGTACGTTCATCGAAGATATTGAGGTGCACTGATGCACTGAATGTGAATAAACatggacgcacaaacacacaaacaagtatGAGCCCAGAGGATGTGAAGTTTCAAACATCCTAGGCAGGCACTGGGGGGCTTTGTTCTCCTGTTCCCATGGTTACCAAGGAGTGGTAATGCAACAGGCCTAtaggggcctggggggggagcCAGTGACAGAAAGGAGCAGGAACCAAAAGGAAGGGCAAGGCAAGAATAGAGTGAACAAAGGATTGACTAAATCATCCTCAAAAACATTGATAATAGTACCAAAAAAGGTCTCCCAAATAATACATTACAAGTATATCCCTCCTGATTGAATTCTATTTGTTGCAGAGCCATTTCGCTCTTGCCTGCTGTTAGTTCTTAAAATCTAAAACCTTAGCAATTCATATTGGGAGTGTAAACTAAATAAGAAACCTGAAGTCTGTTGGAAGTCAGACTTCTGTGCAGTGTTTCAGCGAGGCACACAGAATCTGCCAGTGTCAGGTTACAATGCATTTACACAATAGAAGAGGGTTAGGGTGCGTTGGGAggcagggcacacacacacagacaagggaGCGAGCCCTTCTGCTATTGTTTGCCCAGTAGGTCACCCTCCCACACCCCACCCTACAGAGACCAGAGCCCTTTCTGCCAGCCCAATGAGAAGAGACAGCCTGCCCACATGGTAAAACCCCAGCACTTCCACATCTCATTCATATGACCGGATGGGAGGTTCGATTGTTGCAGTTCTTCTAGATCTGTCTGTCATTAACCATCAACAAACAGATTAACTAACCCTTCTGCCAAGCCTGACCCACTTTAAAGaatgtgtaacacacacacacacacacacacacacacacacacacacacacacacacacacacacacacacacacacacacacacacacacacacacacacacacacacacacacacacacacacacacacacacacacactaaagaagATCTTGGGTATGTTGTCCATCTTAGTCTGATTTAGACAATGTAAACTGCACAAGAAGCGTGTCTGGCATTTTGCTCATAGACTAGAGAGCACATGACGTTGTTCAAGAAATGTACCAATTATTATAGGCATAATTATTTAGCTCACACAAGAACATCATGCATCCTATTAGAGCacttaaataataattaaatgatatttatatagcgcttaatatggtactctaagtgCGTGTCGGGTTAGTGAGAGCTTAGTCTTAgaggagatgtgtgtgtctatggagtATTCTCATCTTCTTATCACCAGGATGTATAACTGCCATATTAGCTGCCATATTGTTAGAATTGATTATGGATCTGATTCTGTTATTCAGCTATAAATGGTCATTTATGAATATCAGCGTGTGAACTTGGCCATGGCAGAGTACGATGAGTGGAAAAGCCACATACAGCAGGTTTAATGTTTTGTTCAGATTGGTCTTCAATGCTAGTAAGAGGCCTGAGGATAATATCTCCAGTCTGTTGGCTCCTGGTCTTCACTGATAATGAGAGGCCTGAGGATAATATCTCCAGTCTGTTGGCTCCTGGTTTCACTGATAATGAGAGGCCTGGGGATAATATCTCCAGTCTGTTGGCTCCTGGTTTCACTGATAATGAGAGGCCTGAGGATAATATCTCCAGTCTGTTGGCTCCTGGTCTTCACTGATAATGAGAGGCCTGAGGATAATATCTCCAGTCTGTTGGCTCCTGGTTTCACTGATAATGAGAGGCCTGAGGATAATATCTCCAGTATGTTGGCTCCTGGTTTCACTGATAATGAGAGGCCTGAGGATAATATCTCCAGTCTGTTGGCTCCTGGTCTTCACTGATAATGAGAGGCCTGAGGATAATATCTCCAGTCTGTTGGCTCCTGGTTTCACTGATAATGAGAGGCCTGAGGATAATATCTCCAGTCTGTTGGCTCCTGGTCTTCACTGATAATGAGAGGCCTGAGGATAATATCTCCAGTCTGTTGGCTCCTGGTTTCACTGATAATGAGAGGCCTGGGGATAATATCTCCAGTCTGTTGGCTCCTGGTTTCACTGATAATGAGAGGCCTGAGGATAATATCTCCAGTCTGTTGGCTCCTGGTCTTCACTGATAATGAGAGGCCTGAGGATAATATCTCCAGTCTGTTGGCTCCTGGTTTCACTGATAATGAGAGGCCTGAGGATAATATCTCCAGTATGTTGGCTCCTGGTTTCACTGATAATGAGAGGCCTGAGGATAATATCTCCAGTCTGTTGGCTCCTGGTCTTCACTGATAATGAGAGGCCTGAGGATAATATCTCCAGTCTGTTGGCTCCTGGTTTCACTGATAATGAGAGGCCTGAGGATAATATCTCCAGTCTGTTGGCTCCTGGTCTTCACTGATAATGAGAGGCCTGAGGNNNNNNNNNNNNNNNNNNNNNNNNNNNNNNNNNNNNNNNNNNNNNNNNNNNNNNNNNNNNNNNNNNNNNNNNNNNNNNNNNNNNNNNNNNNNNNNNNNNNcgggagtatggggtaagggggtctatcctcagggccatccaatctttgtactcccaaagcgagagctgtgttcgtgttctcggcagccagtcagtttcgttctcagtgggtgctggtctccgccagggctgcgccttgtcaccaatcctgtttgtgatatacatggacaggatatcgaggcgtagtcgtggtggggaggggttgcagttcggtggtctgaggatctcgtcactgctttttgcagatgatgtggtcctcattggatcatcggcctgtgaccttcagcactcactggatcggctggcggccgagtgtgaagcggctgggaggaggatcagcaccgctaaatctgaggccatgactcttagcaggaaaccggtggattgcttactccgggtaggaaatgagtccttagcccaagtgaaggagttcaagtacctcggggtcttgttcgcgagtgagggtactatggagcgtgagattggccggagaatcggagcagcgggggcggtattgcgttcgctttaccgcaccgttgtaacgaaaagagagctgagccgcaaggcaaagctctcgatctaccggtcgatcttcgttcctatcctcacctatggtcatgagggctgggtgatgaccgaaaggacgagatcgcgggtacaagcggccgagatgagttttctcagaagggtggctggcgtctcccttagggatagggtgagaagctcagccatccgtgaggaactcggattagagccgctgctcctttacttagaaaggagtcagctgaggtggttcgggcatctggtaaggatgcccactgggcgccttccttgggaggtgtttcaggcacgtccagtggggaggagacctcggggaagacccaggactaggtggagagattatatctcaacactggcctgggaacgcctcgggatccccccgtcagagctggtcaatgtggcccgggaaagggaagtctggggccccctgcttgagctgctccccccgcgacccgaccccggataagcggatgacgatgaggatgaggatatcACGACTCCGAATATTATGAATCGTAACGACTGCgatgggttctccgacgtctctggttcttccacttcaacatcaacctgaaccgcgacatggagaacaaagggattgttgccgtttgtggACTCCCGGATCGGGAGGAGCTCAGCCTGGGGGCCGCTCAGCCCTGGGGGCCGCTCAGCCCTGGGGGCCTGCGGGTGTCAGGGGGTCCGCACCGGAAacaatctctttctccttcatgtcgcggttcaatctggacttcagggagACAAACACAGCGACATCGGTTGACGTGATTTTAATAGAAGGGCCGCAGGTCAGATAAAGACCTCCAAATTTTCCTCCAAATTACAAAGCACTATGCGGGCCAGGTCCGGTATGATACCCATCTCTGTTATATGCTATAGGCCTATTTGGTGCTTGTAAAAGTCGAACAATGCACTCGCAAACACGGGAAACAATTGAAAAAGACCAAATCTTTATTACAGAAGAAATagaaacataatataatatgttatacatattttgtgtttttgaatgGTTTCCCGTGATTAAGAGCGCATTGTTTGGCTTTACAAGAACTGCATAGGCCTATAGCCTATAAGGCCTATAATTATTTAAAAACTGTTACATACATAAcagttgtaggcctatacgTTAACTGTCTTGTACATCACCCCTACCCTGATGCAGCTCTACTGGCTACCAGTCAAGTTCCGCATTAAATTAAAAATTCTACTCCTCACATACAAGTCCCTCCATGCTCTGGCCCCCcgttacctctctgacctcctccacccctacacccccctgcggtccctcaggtcctctgaCAAGAACCAGCTGGTAATCCCCGATCTAGACTCAAGACCTTTGGGGATAAGGCCTTTTGCGTGTCCGCCCCCATCTGTGGAACCAGCTCCCCCCCACATCCGCTGTGCCCCTTCCAAGGAGACTTTCAAAAAGTACACGAAAGCACACCTTCTCTCCGAGGCCTAGGGCCTCTAACTCACAACCCCACCCAGCGCCTTGCGCAtttgctctctcactcactcacctacaGACACACCCTACCTCCCACTCTTGTGAAGCGACCTCAGGTATCCTGACAGGCgctacatacatttttttcattattgtattattgttggcctataaaaaaaaatattgagaaAAACATGCTGTATTTTCTATCAACAGCTAATATTTTATTGCCTTCAGAAAAATAACAATGAAATCGATAATTTATCTTTATGGACCGACACATAACCAGTGTATAGACCCACTCTTTGCCTCTGCAACCTTCCTTCAATAGCAAAGAAATTGTGTATTTTTCTCTTTGTGCATTCCCATGCCGAAGCTGTTCAAAAAgcctatgccccccccccccctcccccacacacacactcctgaccTCCTGTCTCAGTCTCTGGAGCTCCTGGTTCAGACGCTCTGCCTCGTGTTTGGAGTCCATCAGCTGCTCCGTCTTCTCCTCACtgtcaacgcacacacacacacacacacacacacacacacacacacacacacacacacacacacacacacacacacacacacacacacacacacacacacacacacacacaggtcaaatCTGTCAATGCAAAATGCATAGTGAGCCATGATAATGTTTAGTTAGCAGTTAACAGGTGGTAATGATCAGCTGATTAAAGACCAACACTAACACTGCTGCAGGTTTAgagccacgtcccggtggtccTTACAGATAGCCTCGAGCGCCTTAGTTCAATACAGAAAAAAAGGCTTCTGGAATAACAATGGACTTTTTCCACAGCCCCAGGAAGAGCCAAATGGAAAGTGAGGGATTTCGCTTTGCTTTTTTACTAGTTGTCATCCATCCAGGATGTGTCTGTTATACAGACTCCAGAGAGCAGGTTCTAGCCATGAAGAACTCGAAACACTCACAGCTCCTGCCTGAATCTGCGCAGCTTAGCCTTGTTGTCGGCTAACTCCACTGAAAGATGGTGCTTCTCTTCTTTGGTGTGCTCGGGGCCCGACATCACTGGGCCCCCATTGGCCCCCACCAGCCCACCAGAGTGAAGCCTCTGTTCTGGGCTGTGCACACCCAAAGACCTGTACCCGTCCCGGGGCTGCTGGCTACTCAGGAAGTCCCGCTCCTGAGTCAGGTCCAGAATGACctggaaacacaaaacaaaagataattaagAAACTCACTCAAGTCACAGGCATGTTTGAGCGTGCTCTCATGTACTcagtactagggatgggcatttgaaggcaTATCAATATTGGATTAAAAAAACTTCGAGAAATAATACAGTGTAGCAGACTCATAATGTAGCCTGAAGTTCTTCTGTGATCTGGCCTTCACTAAAcaaatttattattatctattaGTCAAATAAATAAGGAAATCAAATACAATTTGTTCAATTTATTGAGCATTTTAGGAGGAAATAAATACTCGAAATCAGTATGCTGAATCGAAATcagaaaaattataattttagacaaaaatatgaatgaaCAGTATTGCATACTTAAGGCACAAACTAAAATTTGATTAAAGTAATTTTAAGGCACAAACTGAATAGATTCAAGTAACTGAAGCATAACAGCAAAAAGTATAAGTACTGGTGGGCTTGGATATCAACAGAACTCCCCTTGCAGCGCCCGCCTCGCATTACGCATGATGCGCATATAACAGAAcatcaataaaaatatataatgtgtaAGACAGAAATACAGTAGGTCTAAAACATTTCCAGTTAGCATAACACATAAGCCCACCTACTGCTACAGCTAAAGTCGAATACCCACGTCATTTGGAATAATCAATTGTTTGAATCGCTGTGGCCATCCCTACTTAGTACCTCGTTAGCCTTCTCCCGTTGCTCAATCAGTTGCCGTAGCGAAACAGCCATGTTGCGGGAGAGAGGATCGAGGTCATCCGGGGTCAACTCTGCCCCTTCTTCCAGCCAGGACAAGTCCAGAACATTCAGCTGGTTATGGGTCACCTGTGATACACAAGcatccccacaaacacacattctgaAACATAGTCACAATTACATAACAGAAATATACTATTATATGCTGGTTTTTTTTGTCAGATATAAATCTGCAGTTTTATTAGgcgagtgctgcatgcagcgctcaactaatgttcttcataagttttattcgttctttcattattattctctacaaactttgggacctatctccagGCCCGTCTCTCTATGGGCGGGCCATAGGGGGCCGGGCCCGCCCCCCACAATGCTGTGCCCCCCACTTGAGGCACAGATctcaaagaaaatatatatatatatattttatattgttatttatattattaacgctccgttcacttgcatgggctcttcataACTtctggcggtgaattatatttgataattcaccgttgccaagtataattgaccgctgtcaaggtaacaAAGGATATTTTGCCTCTAATGGCGTCTTTTTGtaccactccgcaagtagtccggtaacttgtcaaccccagcgtcttcggttgctaagcgacgtcaacgtctttggcggactattaaaTCTGCTGATGTAGGCTACGTAGGACTATGTAACTACGTCAATGTAGCCGCTAACAGTTACCGCGCATTTTTGAAAAGTGAAGCTGGATGACTTTTCGCTAGCTTACATTAATTTCTAGTTCATCATCATGGATATTCGTATGTGGTTGAAAAGCCCAACAACAGTCTCCTCTGCCAAATCGGATACAACACCGACGTCTCCTGATGTTATCGTTGGAGTAGACCCTGGACGACAATCTGAGCCTGAGCCCGTTGCTAGTAGCTCCGTCGTGGAGCCCGATCCTGGGCCTGGCAGGACCTGCAGTGGCCACAGTGCAGAGGCTACCAGCACCCGGTCAGGTGCAACCGCGACTGGGGCAGTATTTGGGCCACAACTGCCTGTCGGATTAGTGGGTGTGAGTGACCTCGGCACTGACAAACCCAAA
Coding sequences within:
- the LOC132457518 gene encoding protein Daple-like; the encoded protein is MDLTLSELLVQFMESPLVVWIQTLGPLGSPDGVSSEERVNLFMELVDGVFLHKIMTQIDPSPTNQRLNKNVNNDVSLRLYNLTVLTRQIRSYYQETLRQLIVMTLPDVLCIAKDPLSAKSMEEMKRMLLLILGCAVQCERKEEMIEKIKLLDIQTQAAIVSHIQEVTHNQLNVLDLSWLEEGAELTPDDLDPLSRNMAVSLRQLIEQREKANEVILDLTQERDFLSSQQPRDGYRSLGVHSPEQRLHSGGLVGANGGPVMSGPEHTKEEKHHLSVELADNKAKLRRFRQELEEKTEQLMDSKHEAERLNQELQRLRQESRLNRDMKEKEIVSGADPLTPAGPQG